A window of Pusillimonas sp. T7-7 contains these coding sequences:
- a CDS encoding TRAP transporter substrate-binding protein has translation MKKTLFGLLVAASMMALPVSAQQVLRLSHNASPGNPKSDASLLFAKLVEEKTEGRIKVHVGGAAQYGEDVESLTNMRLGTLAFSANSQGPTSGVIPEFSILGLPFLFKDLEHAYKVIDGPVGGKLGELADAKGLVLLALWDNGIRHVSNNVRPIKTPEDLAGIKLRTPPDPITIDIFTALGANPTPLAFSELYIALQQGVVDGQENPFMNIHSTKLHEVQKYISLTAHKYETTPFLASKIVFNGFSKKDQALIKEAAIEAGKFNREESLKSDAKLRQVFLDAGLEINEIDSAPFIEKTKGVYDKWRKDYPEMVDLVVSEARS, from the coding sequence GCTGGTTGCGGCGTCGATGATGGCGCTTCCCGTTTCCGCTCAGCAAGTGTTGCGGCTTTCGCATAACGCATCCCCCGGAAATCCAAAGTCCGACGCGTCTTTGCTGTTTGCAAAGCTGGTCGAGGAAAAAACCGAAGGGCGTATCAAGGTCCACGTGGGTGGCGCGGCCCAATATGGTGAAGACGTTGAGTCGTTGACCAATATGCGTCTGGGTACGCTGGCGTTCAGTGCAAACTCCCAGGGGCCTACCTCGGGTGTTATTCCTGAGTTTTCAATATTGGGTCTGCCATTTCTGTTCAAAGATCTCGAGCATGCCTATAAAGTCATCGACGGGCCGGTTGGAGGTAAGCTGGGCGAACTGGCCGATGCAAAAGGTTTGGTGCTATTGGCCCTGTGGGATAACGGCATTCGACACGTCAGTAATAACGTGCGTCCTATAAAGACCCCCGAAGACCTTGCCGGGATCAAGCTGCGCACCCCACCCGACCCCATCACGATCGATATATTCACTGCGCTGGGCGCCAACCCCACACCGCTGGCCTTTTCCGAGCTATACATTGCGCTACAGCAGGGTGTTGTAGACGGGCAAGAGAACCCATTCATGAATATTCACTCAACTAAGCTGCATGAGGTGCAGAAATACATTTCATTGACTGCGCACAAGTATGAAACCACGCCATTCCTGGCCAGCAAAATAGTGTTCAACGGGTTTTCGAAGAAAGACCAGGCGCTGATCAAAGAAGCGGCAATCGAAGCGGGTAAATTCAACCGTGAGGAATCGCTGAAATCAGACGCAAAACTACGCCAGGTTTTCCTGGATGCGGGCCTTGAAATCAACGAAATTGATTCAGCCCCCTTCATCGAGAAAACCAAGGGCGTTTACGACAAATGGCGTAAGGATTATCCCGAAATGGTCGACCTGGTTGTTAGCGAGGCGAGGAGCTAA
- a CDS encoding TRAP transporter small permease yields MGGDGLPLRAATGLDKFIYLASVVIALGSLLTMFVALLLEVVVRYATNSGLGWPTELPNLLFPWLVMSGVVLAAQRGQHIAVTAILHVLGKTGTRILLIVLQLILIAVFVYLAEVGLRVIEVTGTEVFPVTRITAKWAYLSLIAGFIGVALTALTTIVQLVCIPEPTAVRAHKAEEDI; encoded by the coding sequence ATGGGCGGCGACGGCTTGCCCTTAAGGGCGGCCACCGGACTGGATAAGTTCATTTATCTTGCCTCGGTGGTCATTGCGCTCGGCTCGCTTTTGACCATGTTTGTTGCACTGTTGCTCGAGGTGGTTGTGCGCTACGCCACAAACAGCGGACTTGGCTGGCCCACCGAGCTGCCCAACCTGCTGTTCCCATGGCTGGTCATGAGCGGTGTCGTGCTGGCCGCGCAGCGCGGCCAGCATATTGCCGTCACTGCAATTCTGCATGTCTTGGGAAAGACCGGCACGCGTATCTTGCTTATTGTTTTACAGCTGATATTGATTGCGGTGTTTGTCTACCTTGCCGAAGTGGGCCTCAGAGTGATCGAAGTGACCGGAACAGAAGTCTTTCCTGTGACACGCATTACTGCCAAATGGGCTTATCTGTCCTTGATTGCGGGATTCATAGGCGTTGCGCTGACTGCCTTGACCACTATTGTGCAGCTGGTCTGCATACCCGAACCCACTGCCGTGCGCGCACATAAGGCGGAGGAAGACATATGA
- a CDS encoding TRAP transporter large permease encodes MTFLMLAIFLVLLVLAMPVGFALVISSGIAVITAGGMPSVVAVVKLFQPTQSFPLLAIPFFILSGNLMMGGVLGKKLIEFATALVGRFHGGLGQVSVVGCTIFGGVSGSAVAEASALGSMIIPWQKRVGYPPAFGAASIAASSVIAGLIPPSIPLILYASVANESIAALFLAGVLPGLMLCVGFMLVCYFSGRWRNFPRLAQGMTFKGILRTTVAALPALIMPILILVLLRGGIATPTEVSVVAVAYGFIVSALVYRDLSVKRVYDALVGTAVTTGVVMLVIAASNLVGYVLIMEDVPNMAAKWTMDVLKSPELVILMMNFIMLFVGMFLDLPAAILLLGPTFVAMANEIGLDTVQLGVVMAINLSIGLFTPPVGTTLFIAAAISKERVGAIVKELWPFYAVAILVLGMLSYFPVFTLY; translated from the coding sequence ATGACTTTCCTGATGTTGGCCATATTCTTGGTGCTGCTGGTCTTGGCGATGCCTGTTGGTTTTGCATTGGTGATCAGCTCTGGCATCGCGGTGATCACGGCCGGTGGCATGCCTAGTGTGGTGGCGGTGGTCAAGCTGTTTCAGCCGACACAAAGCTTCCCGCTTTTGGCAATCCCCTTCTTCATACTATCCGGCAATCTGATGATGGGCGGTGTGCTGGGCAAGAAGCTGATCGAGTTTGCGACGGCATTGGTTGGCCGTTTCCATGGCGGCCTGGGCCAAGTAAGCGTGGTGGGTTGCACCATATTCGGCGGAGTGTCGGGCTCGGCGGTTGCCGAGGCGTCGGCATTGGGAAGCATGATCATCCCCTGGCAAAAGCGGGTAGGTTATCCGCCGGCGTTTGGTGCAGCATCTATCGCCGCATCATCCGTTATTGCAGGGTTGATTCCGCCATCTATTCCGTTGATTTTATATGCCTCCGTCGCCAACGAATCCATCGCCGCATTATTTCTTGCAGGTGTTTTGCCGGGTTTGATGTTGTGCGTGGGTTTCATGCTTGTTTGCTATTTCAGCGGACGCTGGCGTAATTTCCCGAGGCTTGCGCAAGGGATGACCTTTAAAGGTATCTTGCGCACGACTGTAGCGGCTCTGCCTGCACTGATCATGCCGATACTGATCCTTGTTTTGCTGAGAGGGGGGATCGCCACACCGACCGAGGTCAGTGTTGTAGCGGTTGCCTATGGTTTTATCGTCAGCGCACTGGTGTACCGGGACCTTAGCGTAAAGCGGGTATACGACGCACTGGTCGGCACGGCAGTGACGACGGGCGTAGTCATGCTGGTGATTGCGGCATCCAATTTGGTGGGCTATGTGCTGATCATGGAAGATGTCCCCAATATGGCGGCAAAGTGGACGATGGATGTTCTGAAGTCGCCCGAGCTGGTCATCTTGATGATGAACTTCATTATGTTGTTTGTGGGCATGTTCCTGGACTTGCCGGCTGCAATTCTATTGCTGGGGCCGACCTTTGTGGCGATGGCTAACGAAATAGGTCTTGATACTGTCCAGCTCGGGGTTGTGATGGCAATTAATCTGAGCATTGGCTTGTTCACGCCACCTGTAGGAACGACTTTGTTTATTGCCGCGGCGATATCCAAAGAGCGGGTAGGAGCCATCGTTAAAGAACTATGGCCTTTCTACGCCGTTGCAATACTGGTCTTGGGCATGCTTTCCTATTTCCCGGTATTTACCTTGTACTGA
- a CDS encoding NAD(P)-dependent oxidoreductase, translating into MSVVAFVGLGAMGLPMAKNLLAKGFEVRGADLNALALDDLVEAGGIRTGSVAEAAHNADVLVLMVVNAKQAEHILMQANVLDGLGVNGVVCLMSTCPSADVQRLHKLVAEQNRRFVDAPVSGGVVGAKAGSLTIMAAADQASFDLVQDVFRALGERIFHVGLEPGQGAIVKTVNQLLCGVHIAVMAEAFSLASKANIDLELLLEIMRGSSASSWMLNDRGPRMLQDDPEVSSAVDIFVKDLNIVLETGRDVRAALPVAAAAHQMFLATSGRGDGQADDSQVIRSYYALNMAAAQ; encoded by the coding sequence ATGAGTGTAGTGGCCTTTGTAGGATTGGGGGCAATGGGCTTGCCAATGGCCAAGAATCTGTTGGCCAAAGGGTTCGAAGTTCGTGGCGCCGATCTGAATGCTTTGGCGCTGGATGACTTGGTGGAAGCCGGCGGTATTCGCACGGGGTCGGTTGCCGAGGCTGCGCATAATGCCGATGTGCTTGTGCTGATGGTGGTCAACGCCAAGCAGGCTGAGCATATTTTGATGCAAGCCAATGTGCTTGATGGGCTTGGGGTTAATGGGGTGGTTTGTTTGATGTCGACTTGTCCGTCGGCAGACGTGCAGCGCTTGCATAAACTGGTCGCCGAACAGAACCGGCGTTTTGTCGATGCTCCGGTATCTGGCGGGGTGGTTGGCGCCAAGGCAGGCTCGCTGACCATTATGGCCGCGGCAGATCAAGCCAGTTTTGATCTGGTCCAAGATGTGTTCCGCGCGCTTGGCGAGCGCATCTTCCATGTGGGCCTGGAGCCGGGGCAAGGGGCTATCGTTAAAACCGTGAATCAATTGCTTTGCGGGGTTCATATTGCTGTCATGGCTGAAGCGTTCAGTCTGGCGAGCAAGGCCAATATCGATCTTGAGCTGCTGCTGGAAATCATGCGTGGATCATCGGCCTCGAGCTGGATGTTGAACGATCGGGGTCCGCGTATGTTGCAGGATGACCCTGAGGTAAGCAGCGCCGTTGATATCTTTGTGAAAGATCTGAATATCGTGCTTGAAACCGGTAGGGATGTGCGGGCGGCATTGCCTGTTGCCGCCGCCGCGCATCAGATGTTTTTGGCTACTTCTGGCCGTGGCGATGGCCAGGCAGACGATAGCCAGGTTATACGCAGCTACTATGCCTTGAACATGGCTGCCGCTCAATAG
- a CDS encoding iron-containing alcohol dehydrogenase → MLQPTSVFQPMPRVVQGTGELARNLPAEVARFSAKKILIVTDPGLIETGIPAMVGDLLSNEYQVSIYSDVESDPSVESVDLCAAFAKQNGFDLIVGLGGGSPIDTAKCASILVTNPGRTEDYLGIEKVANPGLPKILIPTTAGTGSEVTNVAVLSLKEAQTKKGIVSRYLMADCAILDAALTTGLPGKITAATGMDALTHAIEAYVSRFAQPLTDYFALEAIRRLGRSLRTAVHYGQDLRAREDVLVASLYAGLAFGSAATGMVHGLAMPLGGLYNIPHGIANAVLLPHVMRFNLVAATQRFADIAQALGEPIEGLSARVAADRAIAAVESLSQDIGIPRYLEELDVPRSGMDDIARDGMTNSRQVLPNPRHVTYEGLIGILEHAFRTPA, encoded by the coding sequence ATGTTGCAGCCTACATCGGTATTCCAGCCCATGCCACGAGTCGTGCAAGGGACGGGTGAACTCGCCCGCAATCTGCCTGCTGAAGTTGCACGCTTCAGTGCAAAGAAAATCTTGATCGTGACTGATCCAGGCCTGATCGAAACGGGTATTCCCGCGATGGTCGGTGATCTGCTGAGCAATGAGTATCAGGTAAGCATCTACAGTGACGTTGAGTCGGACCCTAGTGTGGAAAGTGTTGATCTGTGCGCCGCTTTTGCCAAGCAAAATGGTTTCGATCTGATTGTGGGATTGGGCGGCGGCAGTCCGATCGATACCGCCAAATGCGCCTCCATACTGGTGACCAATCCTGGGAGAACCGAGGACTATCTGGGTATTGAAAAAGTAGCCAATCCCGGATTGCCCAAGATACTTATCCCTACTACTGCCGGCACGGGCAGCGAAGTCACCAATGTGGCGGTGCTTAGCCTTAAAGAGGCTCAGACCAAAAAAGGGATTGTGAGCCGATACCTTATGGCCGATTGCGCCATTCTGGATGCGGCGCTAACCACCGGCTTGCCTGGCAAGATTACTGCTGCTACGGGTATGGATGCGCTTACCCATGCCATCGAGGCCTATGTATCGCGATTTGCACAGCCGCTGACGGATTATTTTGCATTGGAAGCGATACGCCGTTTGGGCAGATCACTGCGTACAGCGGTGCACTATGGCCAAGACTTGCGTGCACGTGAAGACGTTTTGGTGGCCAGCCTTTATGCGGGGCTGGCATTTGGCAGCGCTGCCACGGGCATGGTGCACGGCTTGGCCATGCCGCTGGGTGGTCTGTACAACATCCCGCATGGCATCGCCAATGCCGTCCTGTTGCCGCATGTGATGCGCTTCAATCTGGTTGCCGCGACGCAGCGGTTTGCCGATATCGCCCAGGCTCTCGGAGAGCCCATCGAGGGATTGTCGGCACGTGTTGCAGCCGATCGGGCGATTGCCGCGGTGGAGTCTTTGTCGCAAGATATTGGCATTCCACGTTACTTGGAAGAGCTGGACGTACCCCGATCCGGCATGGACGATATCGCTCGCGATGGCATGACGAACTCGCGGCAGGTGCTGCCTAATCCCAGGCATGTAACTTATGAAGGCCTGATAGGTATTCTGGAGCACGCCTTTCGTACCCCGGCTTAG
- a CDS encoding aldehyde dehydrogenase, protein MKQYRMYIDGRWEEAVSGRSFESFNPYTGQPWALIPSGGQDDVDRAVAAAHRALYSPEWRGLTASARGALLRKLGDALAEYADHLAEIEVRDNGKLFSEMRAQTSYMREWFYYFGGLADKIEGSVIPSDKAGHFNFTKHEPVGVVAAIIPWNSPLFLAAWKMAPALAAGCTLVFKPSEYTSASLLEFARILDGVGFPPGVFNVVTGMGPDVGAPLSSHPLVSKVAFTGSDATGRKIYASAAESMKRVTLELGGKSANIVFADANQDNAVKGVVSGIFAASGQTCVAGSRLLVQRSIHDQFVERLVDFARTAKIGNPMSGDTQVGPVTNLPQLEKITGYIDIAKREGATCLLGGKRPEAPELENGWFVEPTIFSNVQNSMRVAQEEIFGPVLSIIPFEDEDEAVAIANDSMYGLAAGVWTEDLRRALLLPDLLESGTVWVNTYRTMSYLTPFGGFKQSGLGKESGQAGIREYLRTKSVWISTATETPNPFILR, encoded by the coding sequence TTGAAACAATACCGTATGTATATTGATGGCCGTTGGGAAGAGGCGGTCTCGGGTCGCAGCTTTGAGTCATTCAATCCCTACACCGGGCAGCCTTGGGCTCTGATTCCCAGCGGCGGCCAGGATGATGTTGACCGCGCTGTGGCGGCTGCTCACCGGGCTTTATACAGCCCGGAGTGGCGTGGGTTGACGGCCAGTGCACGAGGCGCCTTGCTGCGCAAGCTTGGCGATGCCTTGGCCGAGTATGCCGATCATTTGGCTGAAATCGAGGTCCGCGACAACGGCAAGCTTTTTTCGGAAATGCGGGCCCAGACCAGCTATATGCGTGAATGGTTCTATTATTTCGGCGGACTGGCAGACAAAATAGAAGGCTCGGTCATTCCCAGCGATAAGGCGGGGCATTTCAACTTTACCAAGCATGAGCCTGTTGGGGTCGTGGCGGCGATTATCCCGTGGAATTCGCCCTTGTTTCTAGCGGCCTGGAAGATGGCGCCAGCCCTTGCCGCCGGATGTACCTTGGTGTTCAAGCCATCCGAGTACACGAGCGCTTCCTTGCTTGAATTCGCCAGAATTCTTGATGGTGTCGGCTTTCCTCCTGGTGTGTTCAACGTGGTCACCGGTATGGGCCCGGATGTTGGCGCGCCCTTGTCCAGCCATCCCTTGGTGTCCAAGGTGGCGTTTACCGGCTCTGATGCGACGGGGCGCAAAATCTATGCTTCGGCCGCAGAAAGCATGAAGCGCGTTACGCTGGAGCTGGGCGGCAAATCCGCCAATATCGTGTTTGCGGATGCCAACCAGGACAACGCCGTCAAAGGGGTCGTATCCGGCATTTTTGCGGCCAGTGGCCAAACCTGCGTTGCCGGCTCGCGTTTGTTGGTTCAACGATCCATCCATGATCAATTCGTAGAACGTTTGGTTGATTTTGCTCGTACCGCAAAAATCGGCAACCCCATGAGCGGGGATACGCAGGTAGGGCCTGTAACCAATCTTCCGCAGTTGGAAAAAATCACTGGCTATATCGACATCGCAAAACGCGAAGGGGCAACCTGCTTGTTGGGTGGCAAGCGGCCCGAAGCTCCCGAGCTGGAAAATGGCTGGTTTGTAGAGCCAACGATTTTCTCTAATGTACAGAATTCGATGCGAGTGGCCCAAGAGGAAATTTTCGGTCCGGTTCTATCGATTATTCCGTTTGAGGATGAGGATGAGGCTGTGGCGATTGCCAACGATAGTATGTACGGGCTTGCCGCTGGTGTATGGACGGAAGATCTGCGTCGTGCATTGCTGCTGCCGGACCTCCTGGAAAGCGGTACGGTCTGGGTCAATACCTACCGCACCATGAGCTACTTGACGCCGTTTGGCGGCTTCAAGCAAAGCGGTCTGGGCAAAGAAAGCGGCCAGGCAGGCATTCGCGAATACCTGCGTACCAAATCGGTTTGGATATCGACAGCCACGGAAACCCCCAATCCGTTCATTCTCCGTTAA
- a CDS encoding SUMF1/EgtB/PvdO family nonheme iron enzyme: protein MLAPVRIASRVLILAALAALATGCGAGGDNAAINTAARADTTGLEGLAVIKPGELSYYPPGEYLKGGYPVNPPLTQLVFNTNLHIMQRQVSQAEFAACVQAKACKQLDKDQRGAVAPNLPVVGVSWRDATDYAAWLSRETGHHYRLPSFAEWVHAAGPGYKEDIVLEAFDPADPAQRWLAEYKLETQRSTAVDAQLRPFGGFGQNEAGMQDMVGNVWDWTDTCHSRYNLDISDVSSNSKGGQNCGLRVVAGPHRSVITDFIRDPKGGACSVGIPPSNLGFRLVRDETSLRPAG from the coding sequence ATGCTTGCCCCTGTCCGTATTGCTTCCAGAGTCCTGATCCTTGCCGCGCTAGCGGCCCTGGCGACGGGCTGCGGCGCTGGCGGCGACAATGCCGCCATCAATACAGCCGCCAGGGCTGACACCACTGGCCTGGAAGGCCTGGCGGTCATCAAGCCGGGCGAGCTGAGCTACTACCCGCCGGGGGAATACCTGAAAGGCGGATACCCGGTTAACCCGCCGCTGACGCAGCTTGTCTTCAACACAAACCTGCACATCATGCAGCGCCAGGTCAGCCAGGCGGAGTTTGCGGCCTGCGTGCAGGCCAAGGCGTGCAAGCAACTGGATAAAGACCAGCGTGGCGCGGTGGCGCCCAATTTGCCGGTGGTGGGGGTCAGCTGGCGCGACGCTACCGACTATGCCGCCTGGCTGTCCAGGGAAACCGGCCATCACTACCGTTTACCCAGTTTTGCGGAATGGGTGCATGCGGCCGGCCCCGGTTACAAAGAAGATATTGTTCTTGAGGCCTTTGACCCGGCTGACCCGGCTCAGCGCTGGCTGGCCGAATACAAGCTTGAAACACAGCGCAGCACGGCGGTGGATGCACAGCTGCGGCCATTTGGCGGCTTCGGCCAGAACGAGGCCGGCATGCAGGACATGGTGGGTAATGTGTGGGACTGGACCGATACCTGCCATAGTCGCTACAACCTGGACATCAGCGATGTTTCAAGCAATAGCAAAGGCGGGCAGAACTGCGGTCTGCGTGTGGTGGCGGGGCCGCATCGCAGTGTGATCACCGACTTCATCCGCGACCCCAAGGGCGGGGCATGTTCGGTGGGCATACCGCCCAGCAATCTGGGTTTCAGGCTGGTGCGCGACGAGACGAGCCTTCGGCCAGCCGGATGA
- a CDS encoding Crp/Fnr family transcriptional regulator → MPSQLSRSLIKNLDLFKAMPDAALDAALQSAQVCRLADGDAAFHQGEAATQFFVLLHGHLKVVQVTPEGEQVVVRYVNPGDVFGIARAMQRSHYPATTVAVQESIALAWPSSEWDQFISSNPHFAVNALQTVGQRLQDAHSRIRELSTEEVEQRVARAILRLTDESGEKTDEGILINFPITRQDIAEMTGTTLHTVSRLLSAWKDRGLVNSGRKRIVVCDLNELIRLAEGSSRRAPA, encoded by the coding sequence ATGCCATCACAGTTAAGCCGGTCGCTGATCAAGAACCTTGACCTTTTCAAGGCGATGCCCGATGCCGCGCTGGATGCCGCCCTGCAGAGCGCGCAAGTATGCCGTTTGGCCGACGGGGATGCCGCCTTTCATCAAGGCGAAGCGGCTACCCAGTTTTTTGTATTGCTGCACGGCCATCTTAAAGTCGTGCAGGTCACGCCTGAAGGCGAGCAAGTCGTCGTACGCTACGTCAACCCCGGCGACGTCTTCGGCATAGCGCGGGCCATGCAGCGCAGCCACTATCCGGCCACTACCGTGGCCGTACAAGAAAGCATCGCCCTGGCCTGGCCCTCGTCGGAATGGGACCAGTTCATTTCAAGCAACCCCCACTTCGCCGTCAATGCCCTGCAAACCGTAGGCCAGCGCTTGCAAGACGCCCACTCGCGCATACGCGAACTATCCACCGAAGAGGTCGAACAACGCGTGGCACGTGCCATCTTGCGGCTGACCGACGAATCCGGCGAAAAAACCGATGAAGGCATCTTGATCAACTTTCCCATCACCCGGCAAGACATCGCTGAAATGACAGGCACCACGCTGCATACCGTCAGCCGCCTGCTTAGCGCCTGGAAAGATCGCGGGCTGGTCAACAGCGGGCGCAAGCGCATAGTGGTGTGCGACCTGAACGAGCTCATCCGGCTGGCCGAAGGCTCGTCTCGTCGCGCACCAGCCTGA
- the nirK gene encoding copper-containing nitrite reductase, with the protein MKAFRTTLLAAMMTALMVGGPAWAADLADKLDRVKVDLVAPPLVHPHEQKAVSGPKVIEFTMVIEEKKIVIDDKGTTMQAMTFNGSMPGPTMVVHEGDYVEITLVNPASNAMPHNVDFHAATGALGGAKLTDVAPGEQATMRFKADRSGVFVYHCAPEGMVPWHVVAGMSGTIMVLPREGLKDPEGRELKYDRAYTIGEFDLYIPKDENGQYKDYASLADSYSDTVEVMRKLIPTHVVFNGKVGALTGEGAMKANVGETVLMIHSQANRDTRPHLIGGHGDWVWETGKFANAPEKNLETWFIRGGSAGAALYTFKQPGVYAYVNHNLIEAFELGAAGHFVVEGKWNDDLMKQVKATGPITRETAAMLEARTAKLAGVRPALTPAPAKVAVAPAAPVKQAAVKPEAKKVASTHPDGEKLYKTSCVACHSTGVANAPKLGDKTAWAPLVEKGLDSVLEVAIKGKGAMPPRGASSADDATLRAAVEYMMSRVQ; encoded by the coding sequence ATGAAAGCGTTCCGTACAACCCTGTTAGCTGCGATGATGACCGCCCTGATGGTGGGCGGCCCTGCCTGGGCTGCGGACCTGGCCGATAAGCTGGATCGCGTGAAGGTGGATCTGGTGGCGCCGCCCCTGGTGCACCCGCATGAACAAAAAGCGGTGTCAGGCCCCAAGGTGATCGAGTTCACGATGGTGATAGAAGAGAAGAAAATCGTGATCGACGACAAGGGCACGACCATGCAGGCCATGACCTTCAATGGATCGATGCCAGGTCCCACCATGGTGGTGCACGAGGGCGACTACGTCGAGATCACCTTGGTCAACCCTGCCAGTAATGCCATGCCGCACAACGTGGATTTCCACGCTGCGACGGGCGCGCTGGGCGGCGCCAAGCTGACTGATGTGGCGCCTGGCGAACAGGCCACCATGCGTTTCAAGGCGGACCGCAGCGGTGTGTTCGTGTATCACTGCGCGCCCGAGGGCATGGTGCCCTGGCACGTTGTTGCGGGGATGAGCGGCACGATCATGGTGTTGCCGCGCGAAGGTCTGAAGGACCCCGAAGGCAGGGAGCTGAAGTATGACCGGGCCTATACGATAGGCGAGTTCGATCTGTATATTCCCAAGGACGAAAATGGTCAATACAAAGACTACGCTTCTTTGGCCGACAGCTACTCCGATACGGTAGAGGTGATGCGCAAGCTGATTCCCACGCATGTGGTCTTCAATGGCAAAGTCGGCGCCTTGACGGGCGAGGGCGCCATGAAAGCCAATGTAGGCGAGACCGTGTTGATGATTCACTCGCAGGCCAACCGCGATACACGTCCGCACCTTATCGGCGGGCATGGTGACTGGGTCTGGGAAACGGGCAAGTTTGCCAACGCGCCTGAAAAGAATCTGGAAACCTGGTTCATACGCGGCGGTTCGGCGGGCGCTGCGCTCTACACGTTCAAGCAGCCTGGCGTCTATGCCTACGTCAATCACAACTTGATCGAGGCGTTTGAGCTGGGCGCGGCCGGACACTTTGTGGTCGAGGGCAAATGGAACGACGACTTGATGAAACAGGTCAAGGCAACCGGCCCCATCACCAGGGAAACCGCTGCCATGCTGGAAGCGCGGACCGCCAAGCTGGCCGGGGTCAGGCCCGCACTGACACCGGCGCCTGCAAAGGTCGCTGTCGCGCCCGCCGCCCCGGTCAAGCAGGCCGCTGTCAAACCTGAAGCGAAAAAAGTTGCTTCGACTCATCCTGACGGCGAGAAGTTGTACAAGACGTCTTGCGTAGCCTGCCACAGCACGGGTGTGGCCAATGCGCCCAAGCTGGGTGATAAGACCGCCTGGGCTCCGTTGGTGGAAAAAGGCTTGGACTCTGTGCTCGAGGTGGCCATCAAAGGCAAGGGGGCCATGCCACCGCGCGGCGCTTCATCGGCCGACGATGCGACTTTGCGCGCCGCCGTGGAATATATGATGAGCCGCGTGCAATAA